Below is a window of Kiritimatiellia bacterium DNA.
CCGGGCTCAAGCGCGCCGGCAAAACGGTGTTTTTTTCCTCCCACGAACTTTCCGAGGTTGAACGGCTCTGCGACCGGATCGGCATCATCGCCGGCGGGCGCCTGGCGGCCGAGGGCAGGCTTGACCAGCTGATCAAGACGGGCGAAAGCCTGGAACAGTATTTTTTAAGGGTTTTGCAATGATCCGCGTTCTGATAATCGCTCAAATCGTCTGGCGCGAAACCATCCGGCGCAAGGACCTTTACGTCCTGTTTATTCTCCTCCTTTCCTTTCTCCTGGTTCTCATGACGCTTAATATTTTCGGACTCAGGAGCATGACCGGTTATATCAAGGAAACCGGCCTGCTCATGGCCTGGATTTTCGCCTGGATTCTGGCCGTCGGCGGCGGCGCGCGCCAGTTGCCGCAGGAGGAAAGAAACGGGACCATTTTCCCGCTGCTTGCAAAACCGGTGAAACGTTCCGAGCTGATCATCGGCAAATGGCTCGGGGTATGGGGCGTTACGGGGGCGGCGACGGCTTGTTTTTACATCATCCTGGCCGTAATCGTTGCCGCGCGCGCCGGCCGTTTCAGCCCGGTTTTGATGCTGGAGGCGTGGATGCTGCATTTTTGTTTTATCGGGATTCTGTCGGCTTTTGTCATCCTTTTTTCCACCCGGATGAACAGCGACGCCGCGGCGACCGCCGCGGCCGTTTTGAGCGTTGCCTCTTTTCTGTTCCTGCCGCAGATTCCGCACCTGGCGGGCATCGCAAGCGGATGGAGGCGGGAAGTTCTGCTGGTGGTCTATTATGCCCTGCCGCACCTGGAACTCTTTGACTTGCGCCAGAGAGTGATCCACAACTGGGACCCGGTGGGACCGGCATCCTTTCTCATGATTGTTTTGTACGGCTTGCTGACGGCGGCTGTTTTCATTCTGCTCGCCTGGCTGGCCTATCGCCGTAAAAAATTTTCCAGGGATGTTATCTGAAAACGCTTCCGCCGCAACAACCGCGGCGGAAGCGCAACGCGGAATAAAAAAGGAGATGAGGGGAGGCGCAGAAGTGCTTGACGAACGGCGTTTCGCAGGCGATGTTTCACGCCATGCGGGCCGGCGGGCGTTGCTGCTGGTCTTGTTGCTTTGGACGGCAGCGTTTGCGCTGGCCTGCCGGCTGGCCGGCCTGCCGGAAACGGAGGGGGAACAGGGTAAGGCTTTTTTTGCCAGGTTGTTCGGAAACGTGCGGTTTGAAATCAGCGCGCAGTTTTACGAGCAGGCCGACCGCGTTTTTCACAAAGGCATCGGCCATTATAAACCGGTTGCCTTTCAGGACTGGTTTGTCCGGATGAGAAAGGAAGTTGCGCCGGGCGGCCATCTTCATTTGCACGGCGAGAACGTCCTGGAAATCATGCCCTGGTTGTATTTCGCGGCGCGCGCCAATCCCGGCAATGCGGAAGCCTGGATCGTGGCTTCCTATTGGCTGGCAAAGGAAGGAGGCCGGCCCGACCTGGCCGAAAGGGTCATGAATGAAGCCTTGCGGCATAATCCAGCCGATTACCGCCTTTACCTGGAAAAGGGATGCCTCTTTCTGAAGACGGAACAATACCGGAAGGCGGAGCGTTTTCTGGATAAGGCCCTTGCGGTCCTGCCGGCGGCAGACCAGCCGGACAAGGAACAGACGCGCATAGACCTTGCTCAAATATTGACTTATCGCGGATTTTTGTATGAAATCAACCGCGCGCCGGAAAACGCTTTGCTTTGTTACGCCGAAGTAACGCGCATGTTCCCGGGAAGGACACAGCTCAAGGAGAGAATGGCCGCGCTGGAAAAACACGGCCGCGCGCCGGTCCCGCCGGAAGAGCTTGTCAGAACCATTCTCCTGCAGCCCCGGCATGTTTGCACCGAAGAGGAACACGCCGAAACCGGCCATTGAGGTTTGCATTCATGTATCTTGAATATTACGGATTGAAAGAGGCCCCGTTTAATCTGACGCCGGACCCGAAGTTCCTTTTCTTCACGCCTAACCACCGCGAAGCTTTTAACCATTTGATCTACGGCATCAGAAACCGGAAAGGTTTTGTAGAGCTGACCGGCGAGGTCGGGTCGGGAAAAACAACCATCTGCCGCGCCGTCCTGGCCAGTCTGGCCCCCGGTATTAAAACTTCGCTGATTTTGAACCCCTTTCTGACCGAAAACCAGCTCTTACGCTCAATTTTGAATGATTTCGGACTCAAGGTAAAGGGACGGGACCGCCTTACGAACATTGAGACGCTCAATTCGTTCCTCCTGGAGAATCTGCAGTCCGGCAATAATGTGGCCTTGATTATTGACGAAGCCCA
It encodes the following:
- a CDS encoding ABC transporter permease subunit, whose translation is MIRVLIIAQIVWRETIRRKDLYVLFILLLSFLLVLMTLNIFGLRSMTGYIKETGLLMAWIFAWILAVGGGARQLPQEERNGTIFPLLAKPVKRSELIIGKWLGVWGVTGAATACFYIILAVIVAARAGRFSPVLMLEAWMLHFCFIGILSAFVILFSTRMNSDAAATAAAVLSVASFLFLPQIPHLAGIASGWRREVLLVVYYALPHLELFDLRQRVIHNWDPVGPASFLMIVLYGLLTAAVFILLAWLAYRRKKFSRDVI